A genomic segment from Glycine soja cultivar W05 chromosome 18, ASM419377v2, whole genome shotgun sequence encodes:
- the LOC114396129 gene encoding uncharacterized protein LOC114396129 — MNFLMRSTTHVYSDREKPSSTATATAATPTTTVMTTTTPPTDGASSLESLMSDDPYAQVEHFDGEFEGENGAQSSKNDAPVLAKHLDVSEDEGWITIPYKELPENWNHVSDMQSLRSLDRSFLFPGEQVHILACLSACKQDTEIITPFKVAAVMSKNGMGHSSDKENGNVENRNDSVSGEGQLSPSKQEQKEDKLEKVKTDHPADASAGESLLRMEVHKRQTALLLEKFESSHFFARISESDEPLWSKRGSSEKSYSELNGQRISSFEIKDTAKNASSISAVIDRANFDATISGGVARNSVNCCALPNGDIVVLLQVNVGVDFLRDPCIEILQYEKYQDKILSSENQNNSVHTNQDPCGALLKWILPLDNTLPLASRPLSPPQFSLNSGIGNTSQRSNSSASPGSQLFSFGSHFRSYSMSALPQNTNAPNPPLKAASSKPSFDIEDWDQFPSQKLRKKNGVEELLSFRGVSLERERFSVCCGLEGIYTPGRRWRRKFEIIQPVEIHSFAADCNSEDLLCVQIKNVAPAHVPGIVIFIDAITIVYEEATKSGPPSSLPIACIEAGNDHSLPNLALRRGEEHSFILKPATSMSKNLKAQDESSQFSKVQSPNSAKSSLSSKSPDRTKIASIDDQYAIMVSCRCNYTASRLFFKQATSWQPRSSRDIIISVASEMSGESPGPYERNSQLPVQVLTLQASNLTSEDLTLTVLAPASFTSPPSVVSLSSPTSPMSPFIGFKEFLGRINVERHVGAIQGGSFTSLIKDNEKQNDDVRPESVSMNDDVIASSGLSCTHLWLQSRVPLGCIPSQSTATIKLELLPLTDGIITLDSLQIDVMEKGVTYIPERSLKINATSSISKGIL; from the exons ATGAATTTCCTGATGCGCTCCACCACACACGTCTACTCCGACAGGGAAAAGCCTTCTTCGACGGCGACGGCGACGGCGGCGACTCCAACGACGACGGTGATGACGACGACGACTCCCCCCACAGACGGCGCGTCGTCATTGGAGAGTCTCATGTCCGACGACCCCTACGCCCAAGTCGAGCACTTCGACGGAGAGTTCGAGGGCGAAAACGGCGCTCAGAGTTCCAAAAATGACGCTCCCGTTTTGGCCAAGCACCTGGATGTTTCCGAAGACGAAGGATGGATCACCATTCCTTACA aggAACTTCCTGAGAACTGGAATCATGTGTCGGATATGCAGTCCCTGCGCTCTCTAGATCGTTCCTTTCTCTTTCCTG GTGAACAAGTTCATATCCTAGCGTGCCTGTCTGCTTGTAAGCAGGATACAGAGATTATTACTCCATTTAAAGTTGCTGCTGTGATGAGTAAGAATGGCATGGGTCACAGTTCTGACAAAGAAAATGGAAATGTTGAAAACAGAAATGATTCGGTATCTGGAGAAGGGCAACTGAGTCCTAGCAAACAAGAGCAGAAAGAGGATAAATTGGAAAAAGTGAAGACTGATCACCCGGCGGATGCTTCTGCTGGTGAATCCCTTCTAAGGATGGAGGTTCACAAAAGACAAACTGCATTGTTGCTGGAAAAATTTGAGAGTTCTCATTTCTTTGCAAGGATTTCTGAGTCTGATGAGCCGCTTTGGTCTAAACGAGGTTCTTCAGAAAAGTCCTACTCTGAACTAAATGGGCAAAGGATCTCATCATTTGAAATTAAAGACACCGCAAAAAATGCATCTTCTATTAGTGCAGTTATTGATAGAGCAAATTTTGATGCAACTATTTCTGGTGGAGTGGCGAGAAATTCTGTCAATTGTTGTGCCCTACCAAATGGAGACATAGTG GTTCTTTTACAGGTGAATGTTGGTGTTGATTTTCTTAGAGACCCTTGCATAGAAATTCTCCAATACGAAAAGTATCAGGATAAAATATTGTCTTCTGAGAACCAGAACAATTCAGTTCACACAAATCAGGATCCATGTGGAGCACTATTAAAATGGATACTTCCATTAGATAACACTCTCCCCCTTGCTTCTCGCCCGCTATCTCCTCCTCAATTTTCTTTGAATTCAGGAATCGGTAACACCTCTCAGAGGTCCAATTCTTCAGCATCACCTGGCTCTCAATTATTTTCCTTTGGCAGCCATTTCAGAAGTTACTCAATGTCAGCATTACCTCAAAATACAAATGCACCAAATCCTCCTTTAAAAGCAGCTAGTTCTAAGCCAAGCTTTGACATTGAAGATTGGGATCAATTCCCATCTCagaaattaaggaaaaaaaatggagtaGAAGAACTTTTATCTTTTCGAGGTGTTTCATTGGAGCGAGAAAGGTTTTCCGTTTGCTGTGGATTAGAAGGTATCTACACACCTGGAAGAAGGTGGAGAAGgaaatttgaaataatacaACCTGTAGAGATTCATTCCTTTGCAGCTGACTGTAATTCAGAGGATCTTCTGTGCGTTCAGATAAAG AATGTTGCTCCTGCACATGTTCCAGGTATTGTGATATTTATAGATGCCATAACCATAGTTTATGAAGAGGCTACAAAAAGTGGACCACCATCATCATTACCAATTGCATGTATTGAAGCTGGAAATGACCATTCTTTACCAAATTTAGCCCTcag GAGAGGTGAAGAGCATTCTTTTATCCTTAAACCTGCAACTTCTATGTCAAAGAATTTAAAGGCTCAGGATGAAAGCTCTCAGTTTTCAAAGGTGCAATCTCCAAACTCAGCAAAATCAAGTCTTTCCTCCAAGAGTCCTGACAGAACAAAGATTGCTTCAATTGACGATCAGTATGCAATTATGGTGTCTTGTCGATGCAATTATACGG CATCAAGATTATTCTTTAAGCAAGCAACCAGTTGGCAACCACGTTCATCGAGGGATATTATAATCTCTGTTGCATCTGAGATGTCCGGAGAGTCTCCTGGACCTTATGAAAGAAATTCTCAACTTCCTGTGCAG GTTTTAACTCTTCAAGCTTCAAATTTGACATCTGAAGATCTAACACTGACAGTGCTTGCTCCTGCCTCATTTACTTCACCCCCGTCAGTGGTTTCTCTGAGTTCACCCACTAGTCCAATGAGTCCTTTTATTGGTTTCAAAGAGTTTTTAGGAAGGATAAATGTTGAAAGACATGTTGGTGCCATCCAGGGGGGGAGCTTTACTTCTCTTATAAAAGACAATGAGAAGCAAAATGATGATGTCAGACCTGAGTCAGTTTCAATGAATGATGATGTCATTGCTAGTTCTGGCCTAAGTTGTACACATCTTTGGCTGCAGAGTAGAGTTCCACTCGG ATGTATCCCGTCTCAATCCACAGCCACCATTAAGCTTGAGCTACTTCCATTGACCGATGGCATAATTACACTCGACTCTTTGCAAATTGATGTCATGGAAAAAG GTGTTACCTACATCCCTGAGCGCTCGCTAAAGATAAATGCAACATCTAGCATTTCCAAGGGAATTCTTTAA